A section of the Malus sylvestris chromosome 17, drMalSylv7.2, whole genome shotgun sequence genome encodes:
- the LOC126611576 gene encoding protein TOO MANY MOUTHS, with translation MAPIFSPLLLFLSFLCFFTLGAMPFTVIMSDSGVPSDLVDGPQNGFSVNKDGARTDAREQEAVYDIMRATGNDWATEIPDVCRGRWHGIECKPDKDNVYHVVSLSFGALSDDTAFPTCDPTRSHISPSITKLPYLRTLFFYRCLTYNPQPIPSFLGHLGPTLQTLVLRENGHVGPIPIELGNLTRLSVLDLHKNNLNGSIPVSLGRITGLRSLDLSGNTLTGSIPNFTFPILSILDLNQNLLMGSIPSSIGACHALIKMDLGHNRLAGPLPDSIGGLKSLMLMDLSYNRLKGPLPMWIRSLISLQTLILKGNQMGPTPIPSDLFDGMKGLMTLILSNMNLHGPLPASLGRLPSLRVLHLDGNNFNGSIPASFRELKNVSELRLNDNWLMGPIPFGREMVWRMRRKLRLYNNSGLCYKSNSGLEDNLDSSFNSGIGTCGTPKP, from the coding sequence ATGGCTCCCATCTTCTCACCCCTACTCCTATTTCTATCTTTCTTGTGTTTTTTCACATTAGGGGCCATGCCTTTCACCGTCATCATGTCGGATTCCGGCGTGCCGTCCGACCTTGTGGACGGACCACAAAACGGGTTCTCCGTGAACAAAGACGGAGCCCGAACCGATGCCCGTGAGCAAGAAGCGGTCTATGACATCATGCGGGCAACAGGAAATGATTGGGCCACTGAAATTCCTGACGTGTGTCGAGGCCGGTGGCACGGCATTGAGTGCAAGCCCGACAAGGACAACGTCTACCACGTCGTTTCACTCTCTTTCGGGGCCCTATCCGACGACACCGCATTCCCGACATGCGACCCGACCCGGTCTCATATTTCACCCTCCATCACTAAACTTCCTTACCTCCGGACCTTATTTTTCTACCGTTGTTTAACCTACAATCCTCAGCCCATCCCATCGTTTTTGGGGCATTTGGGTCCCACACTTCAGACATTGGTTCTTAGAGAAAACGGGCATGTGGGTCCTATTCCTATTGAGTTGGGCAATCTCACCCGTTTAAGTGTCCTTGACCTCCACAAAAACAATCTCAACGGTTCAATTCCAGTGTCCTTGGGCCGGATCACCGGTCTGAGGTCGTTAGACCTAAGTGGAAATACGCTAACCGGTTCAATACCCAATTTTACCTTCCCAATTTTGAGCATCCTTGATCTGAACCAAAATCTTCTAATGGGTTCAATCCCATCCAGCATTGGAGCCTGTCATGCCCTAATCAAAATGGATTTGGGTCACAACCGCCTCGCAGGCCCACTTCCCGACTCCATCGGCGGCCTGAAAAGCCTTATGCTGATGGATTTAAGCTACAATCGACTCAAGGGTCCCCTTCCAATGTGGATTCGAAGCTTAATCTCCCTTCAAACCTTGATCCTCAAGGGAAACCAAATGGGGCCCACCCCAATTCCAAGTGACTTGTTTGATGGTATGAAGGGGCTAATGACACTAATTTTGTCAAACATGAATTTGCATGGTCCTCTACCAGCATCATTAGGTCGGTTGCCGAGCCTCCGCGTGCTTCATCTCGACGGGAACAACTTCAACGGTTCAATCCCAGCTAGTTTTAGGGAGCTGAAAAATGTGAGTGAATTGAGATTGAATGATAATTGGCTAATGGGTCCAATCCCATTTGGAAGAGAAATGGTTtggaggatgaggaggaagctAAGGCTCTATAACAATTCTGGGCTATGCTACAAGTCTAATAGTGGGTTGGAAGACAATTTAGACTCGTCATTCAATTCTGGCATTGGTACATGTGGTACACCGAAACCGTAA
- the LOC126611574 gene encoding phosphatidylcholine:diacylglycerol cholinephosphotransferase 1-like, translating into MNGAVSSLKPRRKRVPNGKPIRVVSPSPADHKEEAMYSSSKAKKINLNGGGKASFMTWRLHDAVHVAKHHWIPCLFAMGVLFFMGVEYTLRMVPSSSPPFDIGFVTTRSLHLLLASKPKLNTLLAGLNTVFVAMQTTYILWAWLVEGRPRPTIAAVFMFTCRGILGYATQLPLPQGFLGSGADFPVGNVSFFLFFSGHVAGSVIASLDMRRMQRWEMAWTFDALNVLQSVRLLGTRGHYTIDLAVGVGAGFLFDSLAGKYEESKRSTSTKEALFP; encoded by the exons ATGAACGGCGCCGTTTCATCCCTCAAGCCTAGGCGCAAAAGGGTCCCAAACGGCAAGCCCATTCGCGTCGTTTCCCCTTCGCCCGCAGACCACAAGGAGGAGGCGATGTATTCTTCTTCCAAGGCCAAGAAGATCAACCTCAACGGCGGTGGCAAGGCCTCCTTCATGACGTGGAGGCTGCATGACGCCGTCCACGTGGCCAAACACCATTGGATACCCTGCCTCTTCGCAATGGGGGTCCTCTTCTTCATGGGCGTGGAGTACACGCTCCGGATGGTGCCGTCGTCGTCCCCGCCGTTCGATATCGGGTTCGTCACCACCCGCTCCCTCCACCTCCTCCTGGCTTCCAAGCCCAAGCTTAACACCTTGCTCGCTGGTCTTAACACG GTGTTTGTGGCAATGCAGACCACGTATATACTATGGGCATGGCTAGTAGAGGGCCGCCCAAGACCCACAATCGCGGCCGTCTTCATGTTCACGTGCCGGGGCATCCTCGGTTACGCCACCCAACTTCCATTGCCTCAG GGGTTTTTGGGGTCAGGAGCAGACTTCCCAGTCGGGAATGTGTcgtttttcctcttcttctcggGGCATGTAGCCGGGTCTGTGATTGCATCCTTGGATATGAGAAGAATGCAGAGGTGGGAAATGGCATGGACATTCGATGCACTCAATGTCCTGCAATCGGTGAGACTGCTGGGGACAAGAGGGCACTACACGATAGACTTGGCCGTGGGGGTTGGAGCTGGTTTTCTGTTTGATTCTCTGGCCGGAAAGTACGAGGAAAGCAAGAGATCAACTTCTACCAAAGAGGCTCTGTTTCCTTGA
- the LOC126611573 gene encoding protein POST-ILLUMINATION CHLOROPHYLL FLUORESCENCE INCREASE, chloroplastic, whose product MAAATKSSIFAASTQHLPTIPSIFGSKASPPVSNTLASSFRGSSLARCPSIRKKVVKGNAKVSAAATTFAPTPVEEPKEFSLPSWAMFELGRAPVYWKTMNGLPPTAGEKLRIFYNPAANKIVPNEEYGIAFNGGFNQPIMCGAEPRAMLSISRGKADSPMYSIQICIPRHALNLIFSFTNGVDWDGPYRLQFQVPNGLKNKPIEFFNEGLAEELSKDGACERAIFPDTFVVVTRCNIIGNLTVEGGDRCNLNLVPGCTDPSSPSYDPLANVDDGSCPIELE is encoded by the exons ATGGCTGCAGCAACAAAATCTTCGATCTTTGCGGCGTCCACACAACATCTTCCTACCATACCGTCCATTTTTGGTAGCAAAGCAAGCCCACCTGTTTCAAACACTCTAG CTAGCAGTTTTCGGGGTTCATCGTTGGCGAGGTGTCCTTCGATAAGGAAGAAAGTTGTGAAGGGCAATGCGAAAGTCAGTGCTGCTGCAACGACTTTTGCACCAACTCCTGTAGAGGAACCCAAAGA GTTCTCACTACCCTCATGGGCTATGTTTGAACTTGGGAGAGCTCCTGTGTATTGGAAAACCATGAACGGTCTTCCTCCTACCGCT GGAGAAAAGCTAAGGATTTTCTACAACCCAGCTGCAAATAAAATTGTCCCAAATGAAGAATATGGGATTGCATTTAATG GAGGTTTTAATCAGCCTATAATGTGTGGCGCTGAGCCAAGGGCAATGCTTAGTATTAGCCGAGGCAAAGCCGATTCCCCAATGTATTCCATCCAAATATGTATTCCCCGGCACG CCCTGAACTTAATCTTTTCGTTTACAAACGGAGTTGATTGGGATGGTCCTTACCGACTACAATTTCAAGTTCCCAACGGTTTGAAGAACAAACCGATTGAATTCTTTAACGAG GGACTAGCAGAAGAGTTGAGTAAAGACGGTGCGTGTGAGAGAGCAATCTTTCCTGATACGTTTGTTGTGGTAACAAGATGCAATATAATTGGGAATTTGACGGTTGAAGGA GGCGATCGTTGCAACCTTAATCTCGTACCAGGATGCACAGATCCCAGTTCACCCTCCTACGACCCGCTTGCCAATGTGGATGATGGATCATGCCCAATTGAGCTAGAGTAG
- the LOC126611575 gene encoding SNF1-related protein kinase regulatory subunit gamma-like PV42a: MSEAPILQININNTTSLSSTFLAQNSVQKINKMQQTKEQYNTGTATAKQPSHEADQSKTQRLRDKKVGDLMVNKRRLVEVPYTATLAHTMNALVANKVLAVPVAAPPGQWIGAGGSMIVEADKQTGTVRKHYIGLATMLDILAHIAGTEDQLMDEGVNDGFDLDQKISVPVSTIIGQCLEGLSLWTLNPNTSIIDCMEVFSKGIHRALVPVDSHMDNVAGVELVESASSYRMLTQMDVLKFLKEHASSGSELNGILSRTVSDLGVVTERVFAITDRTKVIDAIKCMRIALLNAVPIVRSSDADNEEDHKQLVNGFGREVIGTFSATDLRGCHFATLKTWLPMSALDYTETVFANPLLASIASNTAGPTSRELVVCQSDTSLGQVIDKVVTKQVHRVWVVDQQGLLKGLISLTDIIRVTRFAIVAEPNP, from the exons ATGTCCGAAGCACCCATCTTACAGATAAATATCAATAACACCACCTCCTTATCTTCCACTTTCCTTGCACAAAATTcagtacaaaaaataaacaaaatgcaGCAAACAAAGGAGCAGTACAACACCGGCACCGCCACCGCCAAGCAACCTTCTCATGAGGCTGATCAGAGTAAAACTCAGCGGCTAAGAGACAAGAAGGTCGGGGACCTGATGGTTAACAAGCGGAGGCTCGTGGAGGTGCCGTACACGGCGACTCTTGCCCATACCATGAACGCTTTGGTGGCGAACAAGGTGCTGGCCGTGCCTGTGGCGGCACCGCCGGGCCAGTGGATTGGAGCCGGTGGTTCTATGATCGTGGAAGCTGACAAGCAGACCGGGACTGTGCGGAAGCACTATATAGGATTGGCGACCATGCTTGATATCTTGGCTCATATTGCAGGGACTGAAGATCAGCTGATGGATGAAGGAGTTAATGATGGGTTTGATCTTGATCAGAAGATTTCAGTTCCGGTGTCTACGATCATAGGGCAATGCCTTGAGGGTTTAAGCTTGTGGACACTAAACCCCAACACAAG CATCATAGActgtatggaagtgtttagcAAGGGAATACACCGTGCTTTGGTACCCGTAGACAGCCACATGGACAACGTCGCTGGAGTTGAACTTGTGGAATCCGCTTCCAGCTACCGGATGCTCACCCAAATGGATGTGTTGAAGTTCCTCAAGGAACATGCCAGCTCCGGATCCGAACTCAATGGCATCCTATCACGGACGGTGTCTGATTTGGGAGTGGTAACTGAACGAGTTTTCGCCATTACTGACCGCACAAAGGTTATAGATGCCATCAAGTGCATGCGGATAGCTTTGCTGAATGCTGTTCCGATTGTCAGATCCTCAGACGCCGACAATGAAGAAGATCACAAGCAGCTTGTAAAT GGCTTTGGTAGGGAGGTTATAGGAACATTTTCGGCAACGGATTTGAGGGGTTGCCACTTTGCGACGCTGAAAACATGGCTGCCGATGAGTGCCCTGGACTATACGGAGACTGTCTTTGCAAACCCTCTATTGGCATCAATAGCATCGAACACAGCGGGTCCAACGTCGAGGGAACTGGTGGTATGCCAATCCGATACGTCCTTAGGTCAAGTGATTGACAAGGTGGTCACCAAACAAGTGCACCGAGTTTGGGTTGTGGATCAACAAGGCTTGCTCAAGGGCCTCATTTCTCTTACGGACATAATCCGAGTGACGAGGTTTGCAATAGTAGCTGAACCAAACCCCTGA